The following nucleotide sequence is from Drosophila kikkawai strain 14028-0561.14 chromosome 2L, DkikHiC1v2, whole genome shotgun sequence.
ATCCTGCAAGAATTCTTCTAAATGTTGCAAACGCACcacaaaaatattgtaattctTCAGCATGAAAGACGCAAGCGAACTACAAAGAtgtaacaaacaaaaattgagaatGCGATCTATTAATTAAGCAGCAGTGAGGTGAAGAGAAGCCCAGATGAAAACACGATAAGCATTAATTAACTAAGTCGTAATAAAAGTTCATTGTAGATTTGAGCATATATAGGAAAGGTCCCAGGTcctaaaaaacaaacaaaaaacacccAGCACATAagtttatacatacatacaaaaataaaatataaataaaaaagcatATTAACTGAAAAATAACGATACTTTtataataaatcgaaaaaggACGTACATAATACACGAGGAAATACCATTCACACATTTCATGTTAAGATATAATAaagtgaataaataaaataaaatatttaaacccaAATGAGCGTAACTTTAAAGGTCTACAgactttattaaattgtttaattttttttaccatttcTATATGTTATCACTTAATTTGGAATATCACtcatttatgtttaaatttaacgCTTAAATCATGATTCTGACCTAACAATACTTGGTCATATTGACCAAAAGTCTCGCCGAAACGGTGTGACcgcatacatttatttaatttttctgcaAAAATCGAACTTTCGATACCCGGATATCGAGTAATCGAGTACTACATTTATTTACATGCagatttagtttttatatttaagaaatataatgGAAAGCTCGGCTATTATGGGCGTTGACAAAACGCAGGTAAATGAAATGAAGCCAGGGACGACGAACGTATACAATGCTGTGCTCGATGCAGGTACCACCGCTCAACCAGAAGCGCATCCTGGCATTTGTGAATCATTTCCTGGTCAACACCTGCAACTTCCTCAATGAATTTGCCCTGGGCTGCGAAACCAAGTTCGTGGAAATGGAGAGGCAGCTACAAAAAACGGAGGCATCCCTAATAATCCTCGAGGCGAAGCTCGCCTCCATACCCACCGACCATGTACCGAACGAAGGCGCGAGCGTGCCAGCGCAATCTGAGAAGCCCACCGAAGTCCCAATGCCGGATTCGGAAATCGCACCAGTGTCAGAGGAACCAGTAGATGAAACTCCAGCGGAGCCAGCCGGTGTGCGTGCCTGCGAGGACGTGCGCTACAAGAAGTTCTTCAAGATGCTGCATGTGGGCGTTCCTGCGCCGGCAGTCAAGCAGAAGATGCAATCCGAGGGCCTGGA
It contains:
- the CCDC53 gene encoding WASH complex subunit 3 produces the protein MESSAIMGVDKTQVPPLNQKRILAFVNHFLVNTCNFLNEFALGCETKFVEMERQLQKTEASLIILEAKLASIPTDHVPNEGASVPAQSEKPTEVPMPDSEIAPVSEEPVDETPAEPAGVRACEDVRYKKFFKMLHVGVPAPAVKQKMQSEGLEPRILDTPEMILADGVRE